The following proteins are encoded in a genomic region of Glycine soja cultivar W05 chromosome 17, ASM419377v2, whole genome shotgun sequence:
- the LOC114392773 gene encoding transcription factor RAX3-like, whose amino-acid sequence MGRAPCCDKANVKKGPWSPEEDAKLKSYIEKHGTGGNWIALPQKIGLKRCGKSCRLRWLNYLRPNLKHGGFSEEEDNIICSLYVSIGSRWSVIAAQLPGRTDNDIKNYWNTRLKKKLLGKHRREPRNRGNYNSVKQEIDVNRGSSNDGDSSSLSLLQENGNTTQQQQQPCWPQNINNMPVLPLQVPLPYTNQGPCFNDQDSIKKLLIKLGGRFSGDYYHPTLDGLNLEFSSDGQQIYQEQVHVGSSSAAAACISSTINNNNEVQFAQTDQYSGVHNLVQGQGGNFTPSFEEMVSSSNYPDGLEFLYNEDMIDHRIIESPTTTVTATITTNWGETSTPLYHHHNSIASNYQSQGVTQECALQYFSYPGAQ is encoded by the exons ATGGGCAGGGCTCCTTGCTGCGACAAAGCAAACGTGAAGAAAGGTCCATGGTCACCAGAAGAAGATGCTAAACTCAAATCCTACATAGAAAAACATGGCACTGGTGGTAACTGGATTGCTTTGCCTCAAAAAATAG GCCTTAAGCGTTGTGGCAAGAGTTGTCGTCTTAGGTGGCTAAACTATCTTCGCCCTAATCTCAAACATGGTGGTTTCTCCGAAGAAGAAGACAACATTATTTGCAGCCTCTATGTCAGTATTGGAAGCAG GTGGTCGGTGATTGCAGCTCAATTGCCGGGAAGAACCGACAATGACATAAAGAACTACTGGAACACGAGGCTGAAAAAGAAGCTTCTGGGGAAGCACCGAAGAGAGCCACGTAATAGAGGGAATTACAACAGTGTTAAGCAAGAGATTGATGTTAATAGAGGGAGTAGTAATGATGGTGATTCTTCCTCCTTATCCTTGCTTCAGGAAAATGGCAACActactcaacaacaacaacaaccatgtTGGCCACAGAATATTAATAACATGCCTGTGCTACCACTACAAGTACCTTTGCCATACACAAACCAAGGTCCATGTTTCAATGACCAAGATTCCATAAAAAAACTCCTTATCAAACTTGGAGGAAGATTTTCAGGTGATTATTACCATCCTACCCTCGATGGGTTGAACCTTGAATTCTCATCAGATGGGCAACAAATTTATCAAGAACAAGTTCATGTTGGCTCTTCTTCAGCTGCTGCTGCTTGCATTAGTTCCACAATTAACAACAACAATGAGGTGCAATTTGCACAAACTGATCAGTACTCTGGAGTTCATAACTTGGTGCAAGGGCAAGGTGGTAATTTTACTCCGTCGTTTGAGGAAATGGTATCTTCTTCTAATTATCCAGATGGGTTGGAGTTCTTGTATAATGAGGATATGATCGACCACAGGATAATAGAATCTCCTACTACTACTGTTACTGCTACTATTACCACAAATTGGGGCGAAACTAGCACTCCCCTTTATCACCATCATAATTCAATTGCTTCCAATTACCAAAGTCAAGGTGTGACACAGGAATGTGCTTTGCAATATTTTAGCTACCCCGGGGCACAATAA